Proteins from a genomic interval of candidate division WOR-3 bacterium:
- a CDS encoding CDP-glycerol glycerophosphotransferase family protein, with protein sequence MPKIKLLFKIGYAYHKAAFDPVIDLLIDNNKYDVFFTLDMEKKRKFFLFDVPYQQPIIEEWKERGYRFTGETKGFDIIITGDTLKNAPDYGKTILCFLNHGTGIKNILYRELAKVSDQKYQIFVEGQHRVDSLRNSGRLGKNEIHLVGLPKLDYYFQGKFSDREKILKDLGLDPSKKTVVYAPTYKPTSLYYLKDDLFDQTRDYNLIVKLHPYSWMGKYAPHKQHRIYEDRVKKYSHAVLLPFESYSIVPFYAVADTLISEASSTVFDFLALNKFGIVYDLPCERLNHSDGEPLLEIDNREFLKGAFVHVDRGKDICSAIERALDPTKEMKQLADEYRQKLFYKLDGKASERFVIKMEQLFQEGGHENIPK encoded by the coding sequence ATGCCAAAAATAAAATTGTTATTTAAAATAGGTTATGCCTACCACAAGGCGGCTTTCGATCCCGTCATCGATCTGCTCATAGACAACAATAAATACGACGTTTTTTTTACTCTCGACATGGAAAAAAAGCGCAAGTTCTTCCTTTTCGATGTCCCATATCAACAGCCGATCATTGAAGAATGGAAAGAACGCGGTTACAGATTCACCGGGGAGACAAAAGGTTTTGACATAATCATTACGGGCGACACGCTCAAAAACGCACCCGATTACGGAAAAACAATACTCTGTTTTTTAAACCACGGAACCGGCATAAAGAATATTCTCTACAGAGAATTGGCAAAAGTGTCAGACCAAAAGTACCAGATATTCGTCGAAGGGCAACACAGAGTCGATTCACTCCGAAATTCCGGGCGCCTTGGTAAAAACGAGATCCATCTCGTCGGCCTTCCCAAATTAGATTATTATTTTCAGGGTAAATTCAGCGACAGGGAAAAGATTCTTAAAGATTTGGGACTTGACCCGTCAAAAAAAACCGTTGTCTACGCGCCTACTTACAAACCGACGTCCCTGTATTATTTAAAAGACGATCTTTTTGATCAGACCCGTGATTACAACCTGATTGTCAAACTTCACCCCTACAGCTGGATGGGAAAATACGCCCCGCACAAACAGCACAGGATTTACGAGGACCGTGTAAAAAAGTACAGCCACGCGGTTTTACTGCCGTTTGAATCCTACAGCATAGTTCCTTTTTACGCTGTTGCAGACACTCTCATAAGCGAGGCATCGAGCACTGTTTTCGATTTTCTCGCCCTCAATAAATTCGGCATTGTCTACGACCTGCCGTGCGAACGCCTCAACCATTCCGACGGCGAACCTCTTCTCGAGATTGACAATCGCGAGTTTCTGAAAGGTGCTTTCGTCCACGTCGACAGAGGTAAAGATATATGTTCAGCCATAGAAAGAGCGCTCGATCCTACAAAGGAGATGAAACAACTGGCGGACGAATACAGGCAAAAACTTTTCTATAAACTCGACGGAAAAGCCTCGGAACGATTTGTTATAAAAATGGAACAACTTTTCCAGGAAGGCGGACATGAGAATATTCCCAAGTAA